In a genomic window of Wyeomyia smithii strain HCP4-BCI-WySm-NY-G18 chromosome 1, ASM2978416v1, whole genome shotgun sequence:
- the LOC129718189 gene encoding succinate--CoA ligase [GDP-forming] subunit beta, mitochondrial, with protein sequence MTSLALSRVYRQLLSRTSSGIYFPLIPTRNLNLLEYQSKKLLAESGVAIQAFRVLEGKKDEAVLKDFNVNEYVVKAQILAGGRGKGHFDNGFKGGVHITKERSQVIPLIEKMVGAKLITKQTPKDGILVKKVMVADSINIVRETYLSIVMDRENNGPVIIASPAGGMDIEAVAEKTPEKIKTVPISIIGGISHDQAEEIARFLEFKGPLVEKAANEIEKLYKLFVKVDATQIEINPLAETDDGRVISVDAKLNFDDNAEFRQKEIFAMDVHEDTDPKELEASRYNLNYIAMEGNIGCLVNGAGLAMATMDIIKLNGGSPANFLDVGGNVTEDQVLKAFQILTSDQNVKAILVNVFGGIVNCATIANGIVNATKTIGLKVPLVVRLEGTNVNAAKKILQDSGLKIDSAVDLDDAARKAVRAIS encoded by the exons ATGACATCACTAGCACTGTCTCGGGTTTACCGACAGCTACTCAGTCGAACTTCTAGCGGAATTTAC TTTCCTCTAATACCTACTCGAAATCTCAACTTGCTAGAGTATCAGAGTAAAAAGCTGCTGGCAGAGAGTGGCGTAGCCATTCAAGCTTTTCGTGTGCTAGAGGGAAAAAAGGACGAAGCTGTGCTAAAGGACTTCA ACGTCAATGAATATGTCGTGAAAGCACAGATTCTCGCCGGAGGCCGGGGCAAAGGTCATTTTGATAATGGATTCAAGGGAGGCGTTCACATTACTAAAGA ACGCTCGCAGGTGATTCCGTTGATAGAAAAAATGGTGGGTGCAAAGCTCATTACCAAGCAGACACCAAAGGATGGGATAttggtgaaaaaggtaatggTGGCTGACAGtataaatattgttcgcgaAACGTACCTGTCGATTGTGATGGATCGAGAAAACAACGGCCCAGTCATAATTGCATCTCCTGCAGGGGGAATGGATATCGAAGCAGTGGCAGAAAAGACCCCGGAGAAGATTAAAACCGTTCCGATTTCGATCATAGGAGGAATTTCGCATGACCAAGCTGAAGAGATTGCCCGGTTTCTAGAATTTAAGGGACCTTTGGTGGAGAAGGCAGCAAatgagattgaaaaattgtacaaATTGTTCGTCAAGGTAGATGCCACCCAGATCGAGATTAATCCACTGGCGGAGACAGACGATGGTCGAGTGATCTCTGTTGACGCAAAGCTGAACTTTGACGACAACGCAGAGTTTAGGCAGAAGGAAATATTCGCCATGGACGTGCACGAAGACACTGACCCGAAGGAGCTGGAAGCCAGCCGGTATAATCTCAACTATATCGCAATGGAAGGAAACATTGGTTGTTTGGTGAATGGTGCCGGATTAGCCATGGCCACCATGGACATCATTAAATTGAATGGCGGCAGTCCGGCCAACTTTTTGGACGTCGGCGGTAACGTGACTGAAGATCAAGTACTGAAAGCATTCCAAATTTTAACTTCCGATCAGAACGTGAAAGCCATTCTGGTAAACGTTTTTGGCGGTATCGTCAACTGCGCAACGATTGCCAACGGAATAGTAAACGCCACCAAAACGATCGGACTGAAGGTGCCACTGGTTGTGCGGCTGGAAGGCACTAACGTGAACGCTGCTAAAAAGATTCTCCAGGATTCGGGGCTAAAGATTGATTCGGCAGTCGATTTGGATGATGCCGCACGCAAGGCCGTTCGAGCGATCAGTTGA